From Pseudomonas sp. G.S.17, the proteins below share one genomic window:
- a CDS encoding alpha/beta hydrolase, protein MPLDPDLEGFLELAQMGRLSGKSRPMHALSVEQARAEFEQTSQVLDPCPPATIEVSTLSIPTRDGQHIAARLYRVAQQEPTPQPGILYFHGGGYVVGSLDSHDSICRRLAASGRQSVLAPAYRLAPEAPFPTPVNDALDAANWLAEHAANLDIDNRHISVAGDSVGATLATVLAISAVLESRSIQLRPKAQLLFYPVTDASRTRTSHQRYDQGFLLESETLQWFYQHYSPDPALRSDWRMSPLLTEDLKPLAPAYISLAEFDPLFDEGVAYAEMLSATGTAVTLNIQDGLTHDFLRMSGISEAIPGVYAAIDAWLLKH, encoded by the coding sequence ATGCCTCTGGACCCCGACCTCGAAGGTTTTCTGGAATTGGCGCAGATGGGTCGCCTGAGCGGCAAGAGTCGCCCGATGCACGCGCTGAGTGTCGAGCAGGCACGCGCCGAATTCGAACAGACTTCGCAAGTGCTCGACCCTTGCCCGCCCGCCACCATTGAGGTCAGCACGCTGTCGATCCCGACCCGTGATGGCCAGCACATCGCGGCGAGGCTGTACCGCGTGGCGCAGCAAGAACCGACGCCACAACCGGGAATTCTGTACTTTCACGGCGGCGGTTACGTGGTCGGCAGCCTGGATTCCCACGATTCGATATGCCGTCGCCTGGCTGCCAGTGGTCGCCAGTCGGTACTCGCACCCGCTTATCGTCTGGCGCCGGAAGCGCCCTTCCCGACGCCGGTCAATGACGCGCTGGACGCCGCGAACTGGCTGGCCGAACACGCCGCAAACCTCGACATCGACAACCGCCACATCAGCGTCGCAGGGGACAGCGTCGGTGCAACCCTGGCCACGGTATTGGCGATCAGCGCCGTGCTTGAATCCCGGAGCATTCAGCTGCGGCCCAAGGCGCAATTACTTTTCTATCCGGTGACCGACGCCTCGCGAACGCGAACGTCCCATCAGCGCTATGACCAAGGATTTCTGCTGGAAAGCGAAACGTTGCAGTGGTTTTACCAGCATTACAGTCCCGACCCGGCGCTGCGCAGCGACTGGCGAATGTCGCCGTTGCTGACCGAAGACCTCAAGCCGCTGGCGCCCGCTTATATAAGCCTGGCCGAATTCGATCCGCTGTTCGATGAAGGCGTGGCTTACGCCGAAATGCTCAGCGCCACCGGCACGGCGGTGACCCTGAACATTCAGGACGGCCTGACGCATGACTTCCTGCGCATGAGCGGCATCAGCGAAGCCATCCCCGGCGTTTACGCGGCCATCGACGCCTGGCTGCTCAAGCACTGA
- a CDS encoding MFS transporter: MSHPSQFTLLGKRRFLPFFITQSLGAFNDNVLKQSLILAILYKLAIEGDRSIWVNLCALLFILPFFLFSALAGQFGEKYAKDALIRLIKLGEIGIMLVGAAGFVLGHLWLMLLALFAMGTHSALFGPVKYSILPQHLREDELVGGNGLVEMGTFLAILAGTISAGVMMSTSGYAPLVAGVMVLVACLGYLASRSIPRAAAATPEMKINWNIFSQSWATLCMGLNQTPAVSRSIVGNSWFWFVGAIYLTQIPAYAKEWLYGDETVVTLILTVFSIGIAAGSMLCERLSGRKVEIGLVPFGSMGLTVFGLLLWWHSGQMPQNVMANDWLQVLSFSQAWWVLIDILGIGVFGGFYIVPLYALIQSRTLESERSRVIAANNILNALFMVVSALVSILLLSVAKLSIPQLFLVISLMNIAVNTYIFKIVPEFTMRFLIWLLSHSMYRVEHRNLELIPDEGAALLVCNHVSFVDALLIGGAVRRPIRFVMYYKIYNLPVLNFIFRTAGTIPIAGRNEDLQIYEQAFSRIARYLNDGELVCIFPEGKLTGDGEIDEFKGGMIKVLEQTQVPVIPLALQGLWGSFFSRDPNKGVFRRLWSRVTVVAGPALAADGSAPAQAREQVALLRGSQR, encoded by the coding sequence ATGAGCCACCCGTCACAATTCACGCTGTTAGGGAAACGCCGCTTCCTGCCGTTTTTCATTACCCAGTCCCTTGGGGCGTTCAATGACAATGTGCTCAAGCAGTCGTTGATCCTGGCGATTCTCTACAAGCTGGCCATCGAGGGCGATCGTTCCATCTGGGTCAATCTGTGTGCCTTGCTGTTCATCCTGCCGTTTTTCCTGTTCTCGGCGCTGGCCGGGCAGTTTGGCGAGAAGTACGCCAAGGATGCGTTGATCCGTCTGATCAAGCTGGGCGAGATCGGGATCATGCTGGTCGGGGCGGCGGGGTTCGTGTTGGGGCATTTGTGGCTGATGTTGCTGGCGTTGTTCGCCATGGGCACGCACTCGGCGCTGTTCGGGCCGGTGAAGTATTCGATCCTGCCGCAGCACCTGCGTGAAGACGAGTTGGTGGGCGGTAACGGTCTGGTGGAAATGGGCACGTTTCTGGCGATCCTGGCCGGCACCATCAGCGCCGGGGTGATGATGTCCACTTCGGGCTACGCGCCGCTGGTTGCCGGTGTCATGGTGTTGGTGGCGTGCCTGGGTTATCTCGCCAGCCGCAGTATTCCCCGCGCGGCCGCCGCGACGCCGGAGATGAAGATCAACTGGAATATCTTCAGCCAGTCCTGGGCCACGTTGTGCATGGGCCTGAACCAGACACCCGCGGTGTCGCGCTCGATTGTCGGCAACTCGTGGTTCTGGTTTGTCGGCGCGATCTACCTCACGCAGATCCCGGCCTACGCCAAAGAATGGCTGTACGGCGACGAAACCGTGGTGACGCTGATTCTGACCGTGTTTTCCATCGGCATTGCCGCAGGCTCGATGCTTTGCGAGCGCCTGTCCGGGCGCAAGGTTGAGATCGGACTGGTGCCGTTCGGCTCCATGGGGCTGACGGTGTTTGGTTTGCTGCTGTGGTGGCATTCGGGACAGATGCCGCAGAACGTCATGGCCAATGACTGGCTTCAGGTGCTGTCCTTCAGTCAGGCGTGGTGGGTGCTGATCGATATTCTGGGCATCGGCGTCTTCGGCGGCTTTTACATCGTGCCGCTGTACGCACTGATTCAGTCGCGTACCCTGGAGAGCGAGCGCTCCCGGGTGATCGCCGCCAACAACATTCTCAACGCGCTGTTCATGGTGGTTTCGGCGCTGGTGTCGATCCTGCTGCTCAGCGTTGCCAAGCTGTCGATCCCGCAGCTGTTTCTGGTCATCTCGCTGATGAACATCGCGGTCAACACTTACATCTTCAAGATCGTGCCCGAGTTCACCATGCGCTTCCTGATCTGGCTGCTCAGCCATTCCATGTACCGCGTCGAGCATCGCAACCTGGAGCTGATTCCCGATGAGGGCGCTGCGCTGCTGGTTTGCAATCATGTGTCGTTCGTCGATGCGTTGCTGATCGGCGGTGCGGTGCGGCGGCCGATTCGTTTCGTGATGTATTACAAAATCTACAACCTGCCGGTGCTCAACTTTATTTTTCGCACCGCCGGGACCATTCCGATTGCCGGGCGTAACGAAGATTTGCAGATCTACGAACAGGCGTTCAGCCGAATCGCCCGGTACCTCAACGACGGCGAACTGGTGTGTATTTTCCCGGAAGGCAAGCTGACCGGCGACGGGGAAATCGACGAGTTCAAGGGTGGCATGATCAAGGTGCTGGAGCAGACTCAGGTGCCGGTGATTCCGCTGGCATTGCAGGGTTTGTGGGGCAGCTTTTTCAGTCGTGATCCGAACAAGGGCGTGTTTCGGCGCTTGTGGTCACGGGTCACTGTGGTTGCCGGGCCAGCGCTGGCGGCCGACGGTTCGGCACCCGCGCAGGCTCGGGAACAAGTGGCGCTGCTGCGCGGAAGCCAGCGCTGA
- the vgrG gene encoding type VI secretion system tip protein VgrG, with protein MQNQLRAFFDHSRHKLQVSDVDASLDVLTFKGEEHLSQPFKYDVEFTSAQQDIAVEKMLGRAATFSLHGLPPKYPKMTPDFLSVVPEPPLRTLHGVVTGFKRLSDSNDEAHYALTLQPRLALLDKGKQFRIYQHQSVPTIVESILRSRHNFEGQDFLFKLARDYPRREQVMQYGESDLVFITRLLAEVGIWFRFTVDQRLKIDVVEFHDDQRHYQFGVELPLRSPSGFTSSGQDGVWQLQTSHQVVEKNINFRAYHHRDANAWLNGEVDQTRGAKTTYGEAYHYAEPYTVLGDRIAQDEDLLSESGFFYARLRHERYLNGQTQLSGASSSATLGLGQVLKITGAPQAFAPGAVITQLNTCAARDRSFEVTFEAIPYSETVCFRPPLVAKPQIAGTVPARVTSPQKNAPYSEIDRDGYYRVNFLFDRDSWKPGQESMLLRLARPYAGDTHGLHLPLIAGTEVAIAFEQGDPDRPYIAHALHDDRRPDHVTLRKRDYTRNVLRTPANNKLRMEDLRGSEHIKLSTEHSGKSQLNLGHLVDAEKKKRGEGFELRTDGWGAIRGGKGIFISADEQAKAQGQVLDISKAIDRLQQAGEQLQNLSVDAEAANADPADVQAQLNLLKQDLEQLKTSVLLLSAPKGIALTSGQHLQLAAQKNLMLNAGAEADISVVKRLFIGVGAGMSLFVRKMGIKLIANQGPVNIQAQNDRLELLARHGLKITSTEDEIHITAKKKIILNGGGSYITLDANSIESGSAGDYNVKSASYEYSGAASMTATHPDYPQILSSESLSSQVLRFNLSSSPNASGKDMAGMPYKLYADGALLKQGVLDQTGQMPIDHQVVTREYRLELASGTSYRIPVPGKYRNPEQGQLANGGLHNHPSDTYVEVSQSGSHTNHRDEYAEILHGLRDKEETQ; from the coding sequence ATGCAAAACCAACTGCGCGCTTTCTTCGACCACAGCCGCCACAAACTGCAAGTAAGTGATGTCGATGCATCCCTCGACGTCCTGACTTTCAAGGGCGAAGAACATCTGAGCCAGCCGTTCAAGTACGACGTGGAGTTCACCTCTGCGCAGCAGGACATTGCGGTCGAGAAGATGCTCGGTCGGGCCGCAACGTTCAGTCTGCATGGATTGCCGCCCAAGTACCCGAAGATGACGCCGGACTTCCTTTCCGTCGTGCCCGAGCCGCCGCTGCGCACGTTGCATGGCGTGGTCACCGGCTTCAAGCGCCTGTCCGATTCCAACGATGAAGCCCATTACGCTCTGACCCTGCAACCGCGTCTGGCACTGCTCGATAAGGGCAAGCAGTTCCGCATTTATCAGCACCAGTCGGTGCCGACTATTGTCGAGAGCATTCTGCGCAGTCGGCACAACTTCGAAGGCCAGGACTTTCTGTTCAAACTGGCGCGCGACTACCCCAGGCGCGAACAGGTCATGCAGTACGGCGAAAGCGACTTGGTGTTTATTACCCGGCTGCTGGCCGAAGTGGGTATCTGGTTTCGCTTCACCGTCGACCAACGCCTGAAGATTGATGTTGTTGAGTTTCATGACGACCAGCGTCATTACCAGTTCGGTGTCGAACTGCCCTTGCGTTCGCCGTCTGGTTTTACCAGCAGCGGGCAGGATGGTGTGTGGCAACTGCAAACCAGCCACCAAGTGGTGGAAAAGAACATCAACTTTCGCGCTTATCACCATCGCGATGCCAATGCCTGGCTCAACGGCGAAGTCGATCAGACCCGAGGCGCAAAAACCACCTACGGCGAGGCTTACCACTACGCCGAACCCTACACCGTGCTCGGCGACCGGATTGCTCAGGATGAAGACCTGTTAAGCGAAAGCGGTTTTTTCTACGCGCGTCTGCGTCACGAGCGCTACCTCAACGGCCAGACCCAACTCAGCGGTGCCAGCAGCAGCGCGACGCTGGGCCTCGGTCAGGTTCTGAAAATCACCGGCGCTCCGCAGGCCTTCGCGCCGGGCGCAGTCATTACCCAACTGAACACTTGCGCCGCCCGTGATCGCAGTTTCGAAGTCACCTTCGAGGCCATCCCCTATTCGGAAACCGTCTGTTTCCGCCCGCCCTTGGTGGCGAAGCCGCAAATCGCCGGCACCGTACCGGCGCGTGTCACCAGCCCGCAGAAAAACGCCCCTTACTCCGAAATCGACCGGGATGGCTACTATCGGGTCAACTTCCTGTTCGACCGCGACAGCTGGAAACCCGGCCAGGAAAGCATGCTGCTGCGCCTCGCGCGCCCTTATGCCGGCGACACCCACGGCCTGCATCTGCCGCTGATTGCCGGCACCGAAGTGGCCATCGCCTTCGAACAAGGCGACCCCGACCGACCTTACATCGCCCACGCCCTGCACGATGACCGCCGCCCGGACCACGTCACCCTGCGCAAACGCGACTACACCCGCAACGTCCTGCGCACCCCGGCCAACAACAAACTGCGCATGGAAGACCTGCGCGGCTCCGAGCACATCAAACTCAGCACCGAACACAGCGGCAAAAGCCAGCTGAATCTTGGGCATCTGGTGGACGCCGAGAAGAAAAAACGCGGCGAAGGGTTTGAACTGCGGACCGATGGCTGGGGGGCGATTCGGGGTGGCAAAGGCATTTTTATTAGTGCGGATGAACAAGCCAAAGCCCAAGGCCAGGTGCTCGACATAAGCAAGGCCATCGACCGGCTGCAACAGGCTGGCGAGCAATTGCAAAACCTGTCGGTCGACGCGGAAGCAGCCAATGCCGATCCGGCCGATGTTCAGGCGCAACTGAACCTGCTCAAACAGGATCTCGAACAGCTCAAGACCTCGGTGTTATTGCTCAGCGCCCCAAAAGGCATCGCCCTGACCAGCGGCCAGCATCTGCAACTGGCGGCGCAGAAAAACCTGATGCTCAACGCGGGCGCCGAAGCCGACATCAGCGTGGTGAAACGCCTGTTTATCGGCGTGGGCGCAGGCATGAGCCTGTTCGTGCGCAAGATGGGCATCAAACTGATCGCCAATCAGGGGCCGGTGAACATCCAGGCACAAAACGACCGCCTGGAACTGCTGGCCCGGCATGGCCTGAAGATCACCAGCACCGAAGATGAAATCCACATCACCGCCAAAAAGAAAATCATCCTCAACGGCGGCGGCAGCTACATCACCCTCGACGCGAACAGCATCGAATCCGGCTCGGCGGGGGACTACAACGTCAAGTCCGCGAGTTATGAATACAGCGGCGCTGCCAGCATGACAGCCACGCACCCGGATTATCCGCAGATCCTGTCCAGCGAAAGTCTGTCCAGCCAGGTGTTGCGGTTCAATTTGTCAAGTTCCCCCAATGCGAGCGGCAAAGATATGGCAGGCATGCCCTACAAGCTTTACGCCGACGGTGCGTTGTTGAAGCAAGGTGTATTGGATCAGACGGGGCAAATGCCGATTGACCATCAGGTCGTGACCCGTGAGTACCGATTGGAGCTGGCCAGCGGGACGAGCTACCGGATTCCGGTTCCAGGCAAATACCGTAATCCCGAGCAGGGGCAACTGGCCAACGGTGGTTTGCATAACCACCCTTCAGACACGTATGTCGAGGTGAGTCAGTCCGGTTCGCATACCAATCACCGTGACGAGTACGCAGAAATATTGCACGGACTCAGAGACAAGGAGGAAACCCAATGA